tgccaacgttatccttcgtagatttgctagcacgccagaagctgagagaagctcatcgtcagggctctctgatcatgactggagaaagctcgatcggctagtacgagctgctgttaatgatagccatcagtatgaggcaagaaagctgcgctcaagcgttcaccatctctctgtgcagtatgagcttttaaagcatgagaacgagggcttaaaggaggctcttcaacataaaaagaagcacaggaagaagggcaaagctcttgaccttcaacagcgccaggagtatcacggtggctctgtcttctggtctcctcgcaagctgcgtgaggctcgagctagagaagcagtacgggagcgagatgagacggaggagaaactccaaaaagcacggtccaagaagcagcgcgaggaggctcgactgcagcgtcaagatgagctcgaggagaggcgtgtggagaggcagagactcaaggagatgagggagcttgagcgagctgagaaagcagctgaacgcgcgcgccagaaggaggagagagacgctgctaaagctatacaactaccccaaaagggaaagaggagagcttcagcagctacctcatcgaacaacaagcgtcaaaaacgcgttgaggctgctcgcgctggtgctcaagttcaagaagagcctccagctcctccatcaaagctcacatccagggccaggccgccgtggcgactggacaaggctcactaaatgcccttagccacgtcttcgatgcggaggctataggcgcgtgcagaggactcaaacacgcactacaactctcactgcctagccagagggagatcgtactttgcatagacagcacttcggtaatatggggcatacgcggaaccgcccctacctcctcccaatgggcgttcctccaaatccatggagctatggaggcctacaacgtgaaaacgcggtgggcgccgggacacatgaagattgttggaaacgaactcgccgaccagctggctgacaacgaggccaaagacccgcaccagccatacggcatggccgcctcccccacaagatctggtatacgaacagtaggccgccgcctcctcgaacatacaagggacacttggtggaaggataagagcagtaggctatcagcatggtacacgcaatggcagctgccatacgatactaggcgcacgcccgcagcgctatggctaccccgaaggatactcgcgaaagtccttatgatacgctcaacgcacggcgactttgaatggtaccaccgaaaattcaaccacgaggatacctcgaaatgcctatgcggcaggcccaagacgccagaacacctagtgttctgcaagagagccacaacacacttcaagaagtggcctctacgccccatcgtgcccctcgcacaagacaggaaggcctagcgtacctcgcgcaattaatagaccagccacaagagttcgagaccttcgtgaaggtaacgaactccttctatgacgagtgatttctatttttgaatttcacaaagacccgctgaattccttggcattattcagtgtaggattcgcggcaaaacgccgcatagatgccacaacccacacgctctcttttAAAACTTTCATTGTATCTTAaattgcctcttgttactttttcgtttctctctctaaaaagcagttattgtactgcatcgatcaaaggcgcaagccacgaaatactagaatattgtaggaaaacggcttcaaatggcgggagtccttttcacgaacatgtatataggcaggacatcactccccttagatacaaaacacctaggaataggttccacgaggcaagtgcgacagcactataagaccacggcgggacccgcccgaataccctatgggaggttacagatagggcgttaaaccataatcaacatcaacatcaacaatcaaagctcacatcacgtggccgcaacgtcaacctcccatcaaaatatagatagtacaagttgatcgcaagcatctaattactccccctctataaattcgtataataacagcttatatacgtggcttaatagcttcatttttgaagtagtggatatggtgttccccgcgcatcacgcgaatccgcgcatcacgcgcacggacacgttatCACGTCACTTTTTTTGCTTCCGTCGCCCTTATCATATTTCCACCGCCATGCCTCCTACGAAACGCGCCTCTGATGACCTTACTCGCCCCAAAAGACGCGTTAAATCGTCCACCGCCCGCGGCACTGTTAGCCAGCCTATAGCCGTTGATAGTCAGCTATCGCCTCGCAGAGCTCTCGTAGAGGCGTCCCAGGCTTCAACTTTTGAGTCGCAACTACGCGAGTCGCGGCCTGAAGACGCTATCGTCGCGCCTaccgagggcagcgagaggGTAACAGCAGCCCCAGACAATGAGACCTTGCAAGAGGCTCTGGACGCGAGCCTTATGGACGACTTTGAGGGAATTGATTGGGGGCGTTTACGCATGTATATAAAGCCGCTCTCGTCGCAGAAGTCGCGCAAGAGCTGGATCTATCGCtatggctaccgcgttgCGCTGCTGAAGGACCCGAGTAAGCTATACTTCGTGTGCCGTTACTGCTACGAGCATAAGTACACAGATACCGGCGTCGGGATATATGAGACGACGCTCTCAACGTCGTCAGCGCAGCGACACTTAGAGCTGCCTAAGCGCGGCCATGGCCACAGCAAGTCGGCCGTCGCTGCAAAACCCACCTGGCTACAACGTCTGCTTAAGGACGGCAACAACAGCGTGTCGCAGAAGGTCGCTAACGAGCTCGCTGGCTTCAATACCCAGCGCTTCCGGCTAGCAGCGGTTAGCTGACTTGTTGAGAACAATCACCCTCTCTCTGAGTTTGAAACACCAGCTTTTCGACGCCTCCTTGAAGCTGCCAACCCACTAGCAGAACGAGCGCTCTGGACGTCTCATGTAAGCGTCTCCCAGTACGTTGCGCGCTTGTACAAGCACCTAAAGCCGCGCGTTATCTTGCAACTGTCGCAGGCGCTCAGCAAAGTACACCTTAGCTTTGAtggatggacgacaaagggCGGCAAGCGTGGCTTTCTAGGCGTCGTTGCGCACTTTGTCGACAGCAGAGGCGACCTGCAGGACTTGCCTATAGCGCTGCCCCAGCTGACAGGCGCTCACAGTGGCGAGAGGATGGCCGAGGTTGTTATAAAAACGCTGCAGGACTTTAAGATCACGTCGCAGTCAATTGGTTACttcgtgcttgataacgccCCTAACAACGACAGTACTGTTGCAATATTAGCTCAAGAGTACGGTTTTAATGCCACCcaccggcgcctccgctgcggaCCTCACACGCTcaacctcatcggccagACGCTCCTCTGGGGCAAGGGTAGCGCCGCCTTGTTCGACAACGACGTACAAGAGCTCACCGACGAGCACGACTTCATAGAGGAGTGGAGACGCGTAGGCCCACTCGGCGTACTGCTCAGTATCATGAACTACATCAAAACGCCACAACAGCATAAGCTCTTCGAGGACTTCCAGCGCCTCGCCCACACTGAGCTGCCGTCTAGCGCGTCAGCGGACGATCGCAAGATCCTCGAGCCCGTTAAACCCGTCGTCACGCGGTGGAACTCGTACTACTCATGCTTTGAGCGTGCCGTAAAGCTGCAATTTGCAGTCAACGCCTACGCCACTCACCATATACAGCGGGTGCAAAGGGAGGACACGTTTGCGCAAAGTCGCGGCAATAAGCTGTCAGTTGCGCAACCGTGGATGCGATCAGACGGCCTTACAGGTGCTGATTGGGCAGTAATTACAGAGTACATGGACATCTTAAAACCGCTCAAGACTTCTACAAAGCGCCTCGAAGGGCGCGGCAAAAGCGGCAGCTTTGGGGCTATTGCTGAGATAATTCCAATATTCGAATACCTCCTTACCTACTACGAGCAGCGCGTCAACGCGTATGAGGCGGTTAACTACAACGAGCACGATGAGTCGCCTGAGGATCACATTGCAATCAACTTGCGCGCAGCTTGGCAGAAGGCCGATGACTACTACTCTAAGCTGGACGACTCGCCCGCgtactacgctgctacaatACTCCATCCGATGTATAAGTAAAACACCTCACCGCGCGCGGCAAGGCCGTCGGCAGTGATCCCAAGCGATATAGACGACGCAATCGATAGTATACTCAATCCTAGTACTGCTAGCAGCCTTACcgatgacgaggatgagTTTAAGAGGTGGAAGCGCAGCGAGCCGGCAGCTAAGAGAGGTACAGAACACGCAGATAACCCTATTAAGTACTGGGTGAGCATGCGCGATTGCTACCCTAGCCTTAGTAAGCTTGCGCTTGACGTACTCTCTATCCCAGCGTCgagctgtgagtgtgagcgccTGTTTAGTGACCTGGGCGACCTCTTAGAGCCGCGACGACGACGTCTAGGACCTCAACTTCTAGCGGCAATACAGTGCGTACGACGGTGGCAAAGAGCTGGCCTCGGAGGCGACGACGAGGTAGTAGAGGAGGAGGCAGCAAACGACGACAATATGGAGCTTTTGTGCGGGCTGGCGACTTGGGACGACGAAACTCAACACTAAGGCTAGCGCTAGTACAGGTTATCAAGCCGATCAATCAAGCCTCAATCAAGCTCACAATCTCAGCTTGTTAGCCCTAGCAATCCAAGCTGACGCTCTCAAAAAACGAGCAATCCAATCTGACGCCTCAGCTTGGATTGGCTTGATTATTGACAACTATGACTCCTTTAAAGCCTCACAGAATCCTTCCCACTCCTCTGTAGCTATGCTATAGTTGTTGTATTGGGGATAATGCTTAAACATGCGCTTCTTGAGATGCCACCAAAGGTGCTCCATTGGATTGAGGTCTGGTGAATAAGGTggcattcacttctcaccagctagctctccccttataggactagctccttctgcttaggggctagcctcttctaggcCTTACCCTGCACTtatatagctagtccttcactgttctcaatacaacaacgatttcgccCACTCAGTTCCCCGATAGTACCAAACTGGGAGCGCTTTTACAGGAAAAGAATGGTTGAGATAAAGTCTCTTTATCataacatggttggcaagcgagcggcgcaggcaagcgagcggcgcaccccaccaactttactcaccttactAATCTcaatctacaatggctcaacgcagcgctactcaattactatcaaatgaagcagatattcagcttgctatctcatctatcaatgcgcaccagatccaaggtacccgtactgctgcagtagtctacaacgtagccgaaacaacgctccgccgccgacgcgctggtatacctgcccgacgcgattgccgacccaactcaaggaagcttacccaga
The sequence above is a segment of the Pyrenophora tritici-repentis strain M4 chromosome 3, whole genome shotgun sequence genome. Coding sequences within it:
- a CDS encoding Dimer-Tnp-hAT multi-domain protein — encoded protein: MPPTKRASDDLTRPKRRVKSSTARGTVSQPIAVDSQLSPRRALVEASQASTFESQLRESRPEDAIVAPTEGSERVTAAPDNETLQEALDASLMDDFEGIDWGRLRMYIKPLSSQKSRKSWIYRYGYRVALLKDPSKLYFVCRYCYEHKYTDTGVGIYETTLSTSSAQRHLELPKRGHGHSKSAVAAKPTWLQRLLKDGNNSVSQKNNHPLSEFETPAFRRLLEAANPLAERALWTSHVSVSQYVARLYKHLKPRVILQLSQALSKVHLSFDGWTTKGGKRGFLGVVAHFVDSRGDLQDLPIALPQLTGAHSGERMAEVVIKTLQDFKITSQSIGYFVLDNAPNNDSTVAILAQEYGFNATHRRLRCGPHTLNLIGQTLLWGKGSAALFDNDVQELTDEHDFIEEWRRVGPLGVLLSIMNYIKTPQQHKLFEDFQRLAHTELPSSASADDRKILEPVKPVVTRWNSYYSCFERAVKLQFAVNAYATHHIQRVQREDTFAQSRGNKLSVAQPWMRSDGLTGADWAVITEYMDILKPLKTSTKRLEGRGKSGSFGAIAEIIPIFEYLLTYYEQRVNAYEAVNYNEHDESPEDHIAINLRAAWQKADDYYSKLDDSPAYYAATILHPITASSLTDDEDEFKRWKRSEPAAKRGTEHADNPIKYWVSMRDCYPSLSKLALDVLSIPASSCECERLFSDLGDLLEPRRRRLGPQLLAAIQCVRRWQRAGLGGDDEVVEEEAANDDNMELLCGLATWDDETQH